The nucleotide sequence ATCAGCGCCTCGATCATCGCGGGCACCAGCGCCTGCCTGGTCTTCAACACCGCGCCCGCCTCGGTGCCGACCTTCCAGAAGCAGAACGGCCTGGTGCCGCTCAGCGACTTCCCGGACGGCGACAGCTACATCAAGCAGCGCGGCGGGGCCCTCACCGGTCAGTACGCGTCGCAGGACGGCAAGTTCTACCAGCTGCCGTGGAAGAGCAACCCGGTGATGATCCTCTACAACAAGAAGATCTTCAAAAAGGCCGGACTCGACCCCGAGCACCCGCGGCTCGCGACCTACAGCCAGTTCCTGAAGACCTCCCGCACCCTCGTGCACAGCGGCGCCGCCAAGGCCGCCATCTGGCCGGCGCCCAGCAGCGAGTTCTTCCAGTCCTGGAACGACTTCTACCCCGCCTTCGCCGCGCAGAGCGGCGGCAAGCAGCTCATCGAGGACGGCAGGCCGCAGTTCGACTCACCCGCCGGACGGCAGGCCGCCGCGTTCTGGCGCACGCTGTACGCGGAGAAGCTCGCGCCGCAGGAGGCGTACGCGGGGGACGCGGTGAACGACGGCAAGGCCGCCATGGCCACCGTCGGCCCGTGGGCGGTCTCCGCCTACAAGGACAGCGTCGACATCGGTGTGGCTCCGGTGCCGACGGCCGAAGGGAAGTCGGCGCAGGACACGTACTCCTTCAGCGACGAGAAGTCCGTCGCGATGTTCAGCGCCTGCGAGAACCGCGCCACCGCGTGGGACCTGCTGAAGTTCGCCACCTCCGCCCAGCAGGACGGGAAGTTCCTCGACGCGACCGGTCAGATGCCGATGCGCGAGAACCTGGCCGGGCGCTACCCGGAATTCTTCGCGAAGAAGCCCGTCTACAAGGCGTTCGCGCGACAGGCCGACCACGTCGTCGAGGTGCCCAACGTGCCGGGGTCCGTGGACATCTGGCAGGCGTTCCGCGACGAGTGGACCAAGTCCGTCGTGTTCGGCGACGAATCGACGGACGCGGCGCTGCGCCGGGCCTCCGACAAGATCACCAAGCTGCTCGACGAGTACGGGGACCCGTCATGACGAACCTTCGTCCCATCGCCGCCACCGCCGGTGACGCCACTGCCACCACCGGCGCCGCCACCGCTCCTACCGGCGACAAGCCCCGCGAGGGCGCCGCGACCCGCCACGGCCGGACCCGCTCCCGCACCGGCGCGCTGTTCGTGACGCCGTACGTGCTGTTCCTGCTCCTCGTGTTCGCCGTCCCGATGGTCTACACGCTCTGGATATCCGTCCACCGCTTCTACTTCACCGCCCCCGGCACGCACATCGACTCGCCGTGGGTCGGACTCTCCAACTACCGGGACGTCTTCACCGACCCGGTGGTGGGCCGCGCCTTCCTCAACATCGCGGTCTTCCTCGTGATCAACGTGCCCCTCACGGTGATCCTGTCGCTCGTCCTCGCCGCGGCCCTCAACGCGAAGATCCGCTTCCGCGCGTTCTTCCGCGCCGCCTACTACCTGCCGTACATCACGGCGAGCGTCGCGCTCGTCGCCGTGTGGCAGTTCCTGTTCGGCTCGGACGGCTTCGTCAACAACCTCCTCGGCTCGCACGCCCCGGACCCCTCCTGGCTGGTCAACTCGCATCTGGCGATGCCGATGATCGCCTTCTTCGTCACGTGGAAGCAGCTCGGCTTCTTCGTGATGCTCTACCTCGCTTCGCTCCAGAACGTCGGCAAGGAACTGTACGAGGCCGCCGCCGTCGACGGCGCTGGCCGCATACGGCAGTTCTTCTCGGTGACCGTGCCCGGAGTGCGGCCGGCGACCACCCTCGTGGTGATCTACGCGATCATCACCGGCGCCAACCTGTTCAGTGAGCCCTACCTGCTGACCGGCGGCGGCGGACCCGACCACGCCTCCACCTCGCCCGTGCTGCTCATGTACCAGAAGGGCATCGAGCAGGGCCATCCCGACTTCGCCGCAGCGCTGGGCGTCGTCCTCGTGGTCTTCGTCCTCGTCATCTCGCTGGCCGCCCGCAAACTCACCGAGAGGGGCAACTGACATGAGCGCCGCCACCACGACCCCCGAAGCCGACGCCCCTGCCGCCGACCTCCCGGACCCCGCCCGGCCCAGCGCCGCGCGCCGCCCCTGGGGGACGGCCGTCAAGTACACCGTGCTCTCGCTCGGTGCGGTCGCCTTCCTCTTCCCCTTCTACTACATGGTTGTCGGCTCCCTGCGGAAGACGACGACGGGCGACCTGTCGTCGGCCGTGCCCGGCGGGCTGACCGGCAGCAGCTACACGGCGGTCAACGGCGCCATCTCGCTGGGCCGTTCGCTGGTCAACTCGGGGATCATGACGGTCGGCGTCCTGGTGTGCACCCTCGTCTTCGGGGTGCTCGCCGGGTACGCGCTGGCCCAACTGCACTTCCGCGGCAGGGGAACCGTGTTCGCCTCGATGCTGCTCGTGCAGATGGTGCCCTTCCAGCTCCTGACGCTGCCGCTCTACGTCCTCGTGGTCCGCGACTACGGGCTCGGCGACAACTACATCGGGATGATCCTGCCGTTCGCGATCAACTCGACCGCCGTGTTCCTCTTCCGGCAGTTCTTCCTCCAGATGCCGCAGTCCCTGTTCGAGGCGGCCCGGCTCGACGGCGCCGGCGAACTGCGCATCCTGTGGAAGGTCGCCCTGCCCATGGCCCGGCCCGCCGTACTCACCGCGATGCTGCTGACCTTCATCGGCCCGTGGAACGAGTTCCTGTGGCCCTTCCTGGTCACGAAGAACGCCGACATGCAGCCGCTGGCCGTGTCCCTCGCGAGCTTCCTCTCCAACCTCCAGGGCACGGTCAGCAACCCGACCGGTGCCCTGCTGGCCGGCGCCTGTGTGCTGGCCGCCCCCGCCGTGGCGCTGTTCCTGCTGTTCCAGCGCCACTTCACCTCGACCGACATCGACTCCGGAGTAAAGGGCTGATTCCCCCCATGAGCACCACCGGCACCACCACCAGCAGCACCACCGGCGCCGCCTCGCGCATCCCCTACCGCCTGATACGCAAGGGCCTGATCATGTCCCCGCTGCCCGGCGACGCCAACGAGGCCGAGGGAGTCCTCAACCCCGCCTCCGGCCGCACCCCCGACGGCCGCCTGCACCTGCTGCCGCGCCTGGTCTCCGAGGGCAACGTCTCGCGCGTCGGTCTGGCCGAGGTCACCTTCACCGACGGCGTCCCCAGCGGCGTCGAGCGGCGCGGGGTCGT is from Streptomyces sp. NBC_00370 and encodes:
- a CDS encoding extracellular solute-binding protein: MLRRTAYSLLVLALAGAATACGRPAPDQATAANARGPIRVWLSNNAQEVAWGEDMIAAWNKTHPGQHVTAQQIPAGKTSEEAISASIIAGTSACLVFNTAPASVPTFQKQNGLVPLSDFPDGDSYIKQRGGALTGQYASQDGKFYQLPWKSNPVMILYNKKIFKKAGLDPEHPRLATYSQFLKTSRTLVHSGAAKAAIWPAPSSEFFQSWNDFYPAFAAQSGGKQLIEDGRPQFDSPAGRQAAAFWRTLYAEKLAPQEAYAGDAVNDGKAAMATVGPWAVSAYKDSVDIGVAPVPTAEGKSAQDTYSFSDEKSVAMFSACENRATAWDLLKFATSAQQDGKFLDATGQMPMRENLAGRYPEFFAKKPVYKAFARQADHVVEVPNVPGSVDIWQAFRDEWTKSVVFGDESTDAALRRASDKITKLLDEYGDPS
- a CDS encoding carbohydrate ABC transporter permease, encoding MTNLRPIAATAGDATATTGAATAPTGDKPREGAATRHGRTRSRTGALFVTPYVLFLLLVFAVPMVYTLWISVHRFYFTAPGTHIDSPWVGLSNYRDVFTDPVVGRAFLNIAVFLVINVPLTVILSLVLAAALNAKIRFRAFFRAAYYLPYITASVALVAVWQFLFGSDGFVNNLLGSHAPDPSWLVNSHLAMPMIAFFVTWKQLGFFVMLYLASLQNVGKELYEAAAVDGAGRIRQFFSVTVPGVRPATTLVVIYAIITGANLFSEPYLLTGGGGPDHASTSPVLLMYQKGIEQGHPDFAAALGVVLVVFVLVISLAARKLTERGN
- a CDS encoding carbohydrate ABC transporter permease; protein product: MSAATTTPEADAPAADLPDPARPSAARRPWGTAVKYTVLSLGAVAFLFPFYYMVVGSLRKTTTGDLSSAVPGGLTGSSYTAVNGAISLGRSLVNSGIMTVGVLVCTLVFGVLAGYALAQLHFRGRGTVFASMLLVQMVPFQLLTLPLYVLVVRDYGLGDNYIGMILPFAINSTAVFLFRQFFLQMPQSLFEAARLDGAGELRILWKVALPMARPAVLTAMLLTFIGPWNEFLWPFLVTKNADMQPLAVSLASFLSNLQGTVSNPTGALLAGACVLAAPAVALFLLFQRHFTSTDIDSGVKG